A part of Limihaloglobus sulfuriphilus genomic DNA contains:
- the gspE gene encoding type II secretion system ATPase GspE, whose translation MKELLLKTAKKTGLVSSSELAAWLGQNDDDPRPLDEVLLGNPAFTEDAVLRLIADSLEVEFVEELDPANVPKDFVNKVNAVYAQQHFIIGYQNDEDEMMTVITGHPFDIDALDSVSRMIGVPLEQKISTKANITAAIDVAYEQRNTVMDEVAEELDSQNINQLMDEAASSDDLLDVVNRPPVIRLVNDIFFRALQMRASDIHIHPFESKIQVRYRVDGILYDALSLNRNILPLVISRIKVMAGMDIAERRMPQDGRTSVRMGQREIDLRVSTVPTSFGERCVLRILDKSAGVFELEELGMWPDDLEIFDRILHRSHGVIFVTGPTGSGKSTTLYASLNRLNSSEKNIMTVENPIEYQLEGISQMQVSEKKGITFITALRHILRQDPDIIMVGEVRDQETSRMAIQSSLTGHLVFSTVHTNDSAGTVSRLIDLGVEPYLVSSSLIAVLAQRLVRRICPYCKKETVPTERELFEMGTTQEDIAGSKFYIGQGCEKCFNTGYRGRIGIYELMLMRDELRDLINAQESAGVIKRKALDLGLKTLRMDGLRKVKSGQTTISEVLRVTQSDMV comes from the coding sequence ATGAAAGAATTACTACTAAAGACAGCTAAAAAGACAGGGCTTGTATCCTCTTCCGAACTGGCGGCCTGGCTCGGGCAAAACGATGACGACCCGCGCCCGCTCGATGAGGTATTGCTGGGAAACCCTGCCTTTACCGAAGATGCCGTGCTCAGGCTTATCGCCGATTCGCTCGAAGTGGAATTCGTTGAAGAGTTAGACCCGGCCAATGTCCCTAAGGATTTCGTCAACAAGGTAAACGCCGTTTACGCCCAGCAGCACTTTATCATCGGCTACCAAAACGATGAGGACGAAATGATGACGGTTATCACCGGCCATCCCTTTGACATTGACGCGCTCGACAGCGTCTCGAGAATGATCGGTGTGCCTTTAGAGCAGAAAATATCGACCAAGGCGAACATCACCGCCGCGATTGATGTGGCATACGAGCAGCGAAACACCGTTATGGACGAAGTGGCCGAAGAGCTCGACAGCCAGAACATCAACCAGCTTATGGACGAGGCGGCAAGCTCCGATGACCTGCTCGATGTGGTCAACCGGCCTCCTGTTATCCGTCTGGTAAATGACATCTTTTTCCGTGCTCTGCAGATGCGTGCCAGTGATATACATATCCACCCCTTCGAGAGCAAGATCCAGGTTCGCTACCGTGTTGACGGAATCCTCTACGATGCTTTAAGTCTTAACCGCAACATACTGCCGCTGGTTATTTCGCGTATTAAGGTTATGGCGGGTATGGATATCGCCGAGCGGAGAATGCCCCAGGACGGCCGCACCAGCGTGCGTATGGGGCAGCGTGAAATTGACCTCCGCGTAAGTACCGTACCAACGAGTTTCGGCGAGCGGTGCGTACTGCGTATTCTCGATAAAAGTGCCGGCGTTTTTGAGCTTGAAGAGCTGGGAATGTGGCCCGATGACCTCGAAATATTCGACAGGATACTCCACCGCAGCCACGGAGTGATATTTGTTACAGGCCCCACCGGAAGCGGCAAGAGTACCACGCTTTATGCCAGCCTCAACCGGCTTAACTCATCAGAGAAAAACATCATGACCGTTGAGAACCCGATTGAGTACCAGCTCGAGGGAATCAGCCAGATGCAGGTCTCAGAGAAAAAGGGCATCACCTTCATAACCGCCCTTCGGCACATACTCCGCCAGGATCCAGACATCATAATGGTTGGTGAGGTACGTGACCAGGAGACCTCAAGGATGGCGATCCAGTCATCGCTTACAGGCCACCTGGTTTTCAGTACCGTCCACACAAACGATTCAGCCGGCACAGTGAGCAGGCTCATTGACCTGGGAGTCGAGCCGTATCTGGTCAGTTCTTCACTCATCGCGGTTCTGGCTCAGCGGCTTGTCCGCCGGATCTGCCCGTACTGCAAAAAAGAAACAGTGCCTACAGAGAGAGAATTGTTCGAAATGGGCACAACCCAGGAAGACATTGCCGGCTCAAAGTTCTACATCGGCCAGGGCTGTGAGAAATGTTTCAACACCGGCTACCGCGGGCGTATCGGAATATACGAGCTGATGCTTATGCGCGATGAGCTGCGGGATTTGATAAACGCGCAGGAATCTGCCGGCGTCATAAAACGCAAAGCACTTGATTTGGGCCTCAAAACCCTGAGAATGGACGGGCTGAGGAAAGTAAAGAGCGGCCAGACAACGATTTCAGAAGTTTTGAGGGTAACACAATCAGACATGGTTTAA
- a CDS encoding type II secretion system F family protein: protein MPRYKYTAYDLNNKKVRGTLTAENSYAARKQVKTRSLTPISIKEITYKRSGFSLGRKTNKKQLMDFTKQLATLINSGIKLTEALSVLTSQVSDVKFRSVLTDIRDRVMTGESFAEGLSDYPEYFGVIYVNMVRVGEMTGSFGDSLLKIAGFMEKRAKFEGKIATALIYPVFLLLFGMVAFFFLTTFTIPKVAGEIRRSGQELPWITEFVMGLSDVLKSWKWMLAIFASIALLIYAYKRFTASEYGALVRDRLLLSIPVLNRVVKQTTVARFSSSLSTLLGAGLPMAESLRVVSEVTGNQVMNNAIKKARDRILSGADISTPLVESGVIDPTTAHMVAVGEKTGELEAMLKGISESFEADTDVLIDRINALVEPTIILGIAVMIGILASAMLLPMIQLSQAAL, encoded by the coding sequence ATGCCTCGATACAAATACACAGCTTATGACCTGAACAACAAAAAAGTCAGAGGAACACTGACCGCGGAGAATTCCTACGCCGCCAGAAAACAGGTAAAGACACGCTCTCTGACACCAATATCGATAAAAGAGATTACCTACAAGCGGTCGGGGTTTTCTCTGGGCAGAAAGACCAACAAAAAACAGCTGATGGACTTTACAAAGCAGCTTGCGACACTTATAAATTCCGGCATCAAGCTCACCGAAGCCCTTTCGGTTCTGACATCACAGGTCAGCGACGTGAAGTTCAGGAGCGTCCTTACAGACATTCGCGACCGCGTAATGACCGGCGAGTCATTTGCCGAGGGCCTCAGCGACTATCCGGAATATTTCGGAGTTATCTACGTCAACATGGTGCGTGTGGGCGAGATGACAGGAAGTTTTGGAGACAGCCTTCTAAAAATTGCCGGCTTCATGGAAAAACGGGCAAAATTCGAGGGCAAAATCGCTACCGCCCTGATTTATCCGGTGTTTCTCCTGCTCTTCGGGATGGTGGCATTCTTTTTCCTGACAACCTTCACAATCCCAAAAGTCGCCGGCGAAATACGCCGTTCGGGCCAGGAGCTGCCCTGGATAACAGAGTTTGTCATGGGCCTTAGCGATGTTTTGAAATCGTGGAAATGGATGCTGGCGATTTTTGCTTCCATCGCACTTTTGATATACGCCTACAAACGTTTTACCGCATCTGAATACGGGGCTTTGGTCAGAGACCGGCTGCTGCTCTCTATTCCGGTGTTAAACAGAGTTGTAAAACAGACCACTGTAGCCCGTTTCAGCTCCTCCTTGTCCACACTTCTGGGAGCGGGCCTGCCGATGGCCGAATCGCTGAGGGTCGTTTCAGAGGTTACCGGCAACCAGGTCATGAACAACGCCATTAAAAAAGCACGCGACAGAATCCTAAGCGGTGCCGACATCTCGACGCCTCTGGTAGAAAGCGGTGTTATTGACCCGACAACTGCCCACATGGTCGCCGTAGGTGAGAAAACGGGCGAACTGGAAGCCATGCTAAAGGGTATAAGTGAGAGCTTCGAAGCGGACACCGATGTCCTGATAGACAGGATAAACGCACTTGTCGAGCCGACTATAATCCTGGGGATAGCGGTAATGATCGGAATACTGGCATCTGCGATGCTGCTGCCGATGATTCAGCTCTCCCAGGCAGCGTTATAG
- the gspG gene encoding type II secretion system major pseudopilin GspG translates to MNKAKNNKKRIAGFSMIELMAVLIVIGLLGGLVALNIGNFTDRGRITTTRAKLKNLHGAVNQFKSDTGRYPSEEEGLIILIEDPGDVSNYPEGGYIETTEIPLDGWDNEFYYELYPPSGKPFHILSFGADGEPGGEGVNADLSSTDAY, encoded by the coding sequence ATGAACAAAGCCAAAAACAACAAAAAAAGAATCGCCGGTTTCAGTATGATTGAGCTTATGGCGGTGCTTATCGTAATCGGACTGCTCGGCGGGTTGGTAGCCCTCAATATCGGCAACTTTACCGACAGGGGCAGGATCACCACCACACGGGCAAAACTGAAAAACCTCCACGGAGCCGTCAACCAGTTTAAGAGTGACACCGGCCGCTACCCCAGCGAGGAAGAGGGGCTTATTATACTAATAGAAGACCCCGGTGACGTGTCGAACTACCCGGAAGGCGGATACATAGAAACCACCGAAATACCGCTCGACGGCTGGGACAACGAATTTTACTACGAGCTGTACCCGCCAAGCGGCAAACCGTTCCATATTCTCAGCTTCGGAGCTGACGGAGAACCCGGCGGAGAAGGCGTTAACGCCGACCTCTCAAGCACTGATGCCTACTGA
- a CDS encoding pilus assembly FimT family protein: MAGKKKKRRPGGFTMLEASICLFIVAMVAGFTFVSVSHLLPKIKFKSQASDIKRMFELASHSASQTPRRYGVMVDFMVNACILYEVNTSQPYSENFETLRDEDIMDIVYLSQDCQLYYVQFDDSEETIDATAETGRAFFVAGRAGWDYGGKVVFFDNEGMLHSILIQRLGNNIQMYDYDVMIPQPVFNLPF; the protein is encoded by the coding sequence ATGGCAGGAAAGAAAAAAAAACGCAGGCCCGGCGGCTTTACAATGCTTGAAGCCTCGATATGCCTTTTTATAGTGGCTATGGTTGCGGGTTTTACCTTTGTCTCTGTAAGCCATCTCCTGCCCAAAATAAAATTCAAAAGCCAGGCGTCAGACATAAAGCGTATGTTTGAGCTTGCCTCGCACTCTGCATCCCAGACGCCCCGGCGGTACGGCGTTATGGTGGATTTTATGGTAAACGCGTGCATACTCTACGAGGTCAACACTTCGCAGCCCTACAGCGAAAATTTTGAGACGTTAAGAGACGAGGACATAATGGACATCGTGTATCTCTCGCAGGACTGCCAGCTTTACTATGTCCAGTTTGACGATTCAGAAGAAACAATAGATGCTACAGCGGAAACCGGCCGGGCATTTTTTGTCGCAGGCCGCGCAGGCTGGGACTACGGAGGAAAAGTCGTTTTCTTTGACAACGAGGGAATGCTCCACTCAATACTGATTCAGCGGCTGGGAAATAATATACAGATGTACGATTATGACGTAATGATTCCTCAACCGGTATTTAATCTGCCATTTTAA
- a CDS encoding type II secretion system protein translates to MIKTREHLNNPAKGFTLFEAMASVVILSMITVSVLVVVNNMFDKSDEMNLKKRAFEVARDNMEMIIAQNSTKEYIESGFSEEYPEIEWEVSVESFTPANLDNDMWLKAYSIAYYPDSDGQWQQLRLEHWLTQLNVGQKKQILDEQEREEEYLEELGYEDGDSGSDDGFDSGDENGISDSQDSELNEMERKLQAGEITEDEFLDWAIGQ, encoded by the coding sequence GTGATAAAGACCAGAGAACATCTTAATAATCCTGCAAAAGGTTTCACCCTGTTCGAAGCAATGGCATCTGTTGTCATTCTAAGCATGATTACCGTATCCGTGCTGGTCGTTGTAAACAACATGTTTGACAAAAGCGATGAGATGAACCTGAAAAAAAGGGCTTTTGAAGTGGCCCGGGATAATATGGAAATGATTATTGCCCAGAACTCCACCAAAGAGTATATCGAATCGGGTTTCAGCGAAGAATATCCCGAGATCGAATGGGAAGTAAGCGTTGAGAGTTTTACTCCGGCAAATCTTGACAACGACATGTGGCTCAAGGCCTACAGCATCGCGTACTATCCCGACAGCGACGGACAATGGCAGCAGCTCAGGCTCGAACACTGGCTCACACAGCTTAACGTCGGGCAGAAAAAGCAGATCCTCGATGAGCAAGAGCGGGAAGAAGAATACCTCGAAGAGCTTGGCTATGAAGACGGCGATTCCGGCTCTGATGACGGGTTTGATTCCGGAGATGAAAACGGCATCTCCGATTCTCAGGACAGCGAGCTCAATGAAATGGAAAGAAAACTCCAGGCCGGCGAGATTACAGAAGACGAATTTCTCGATTGGGCTATAGGGCAATAA
- a CDS encoding PulJ/GspJ family protein has translation MFNTAKNISAARPEIKTLRFRGITMAELLAGLIISAMVVSTAVALYMNIQRSLRSIESEINKSSLSEEVMQLLAEDLDRIGSADFDVSLSLEKRQNNGYEIFKLEIKNLLYGSDNKPVEFETIIWQTDYNIDTDKLILYRGRTGLGPEDPVLDTHAREYPENMIFVPVCDGITYFKLEVYNGQAFGDSWSGKTMPTGIRGEISFSDPIVGIDGSLQLLQEDIYTRMIALNREKNLQFRFEKKDLEAIYGTGEEEEAETEDEENEDPQTEEDNGRGSPLAVPEELPE, from the coding sequence ATGTTTAATACGGCAAAAAACATATCGGCCGCCAGGCCGGAGATAAAGACCCTCAGATTTCGGGGGATTACAATGGCAGAGCTGCTGGCCGGGCTTATAATCTCGGCAATGGTAGTCTCTACCGCGGTGGCGCTCTACATGAACATACAAAGGTCTCTGCGGTCTATTGAATCAGAGATAAACAAGTCTTCTCTCTCCGAGGAGGTAATGCAGCTGCTGGCAGAAGACCTCGACCGTATCGGCTCCGCTGATTTTGATGTGAGCCTCAGCCTTGAAAAGAGACAGAACAACGGCTATGAGATTTTCAAGCTCGAAATAAAGAATCTCCTTTACGGAAGCGATAACAAACCCGTGGAATTCGAGACTATCATCTGGCAGACGGACTACAACATAGATACCGACAAACTAATCCTCTACCGCGGCCGCACAGGCCTGGGCCCGGAAGACCCTGTACTCGATACACATGCACGCGAGTATCCGGAAAACATGATTTTTGTACCGGTTTGCGATGGGATAACATATTTCAAACTCGAAGTTTACAACGGCCAGGCATTTGGCGACAGCTGGAGCGGCAAAACAATGCCCACAGGAATCCGCGGCGAGATCTCCTTCTCTGACCCGATAGTCGGCATAGACGGCTCACTTCAGCTGCTTCAGGAAGATATATATACCCGCATGATCGCCCTAAACAGAGAAAAGAACCTTCAGTTCAGATTTGAAAAGAAAGACCTCGAAGCGATCTACGGAACCGGCGAAGAAGAAGAGGCTGAAACCGAGGACGAAGAAAATGAAGACCCGCAAACAGAAGAAGATAATGGCCGGGGCTCGCCCTTAGCTGTGCCGGAGGAGCTGCCGGAATGA
- a CDS encoding type II secretion system protein GspK, with protein sequence MKKAAIKQTRSRGIALFFLLGALIVLTVSTYALLSRMSVRRHRLGYLVSYQKARYASSSAIRYALARLKDMPTTLVDRSGAPDYSDVFALDQESYNLLIEEWAMQLEDQMYIEDESGNISLNPWLAAAEKKTTQTRRRENIKAVHKARETVYKDIRDQGLTRDDFLPEQINEMIADVYQQQTNRPLTADILMETMDTGGNGGGGVNGNSLDSIIAMQSSGDLFSQYEQPEPPSWEELKRGLEIPGPYGPQWPLLAEPEIMDFGDDCQVEITIEDENAKLPVTLALLDDPQNDIEPEKDACFYTFFEWMGAAEEDILDFLDSTDEIAQTKTFNFNLRPIRITERKPVTTTSSSGRKTTRYRTVTTNRSSYMHRMDYALLFRNGINKTALTEDIAGWGLKGENALKYLGLWGSYKVNINTAPRHVLEAVFAFGGDGDKIADLIINRRLVEPYKELDELSEEAYGYKESIDKVKEMLTTESILFTIRIKASCGSAIVETVSTVIKARTTVKKIVTVTY encoded by the coding sequence ATGAAAAAGGCCGCAATAAAACAAACCCGAAGCCGCGGCATTGCCCTGTTCTTTTTGCTGGGAGCTCTGATAGTCCTGACTGTCTCGACGTATGCTCTTTTGTCGCGTATGTCGGTCAGAAGACACCGCCTGGGCTACCTCGTATCGTACCAGAAAGCCAGATACGCTTCATCATCTGCCATCAGGTACGCCCTGGCACGGCTCAAAGACATGCCGACCACACTCGTTGACCGCAGTGGGGCACCGGACTACTCCGACGTATTCGCCCTTGACCAGGAAAGTTACAATCTTCTAATAGAAGAATGGGCCATGCAGCTCGAAGATCAGATGTATATAGAAGACGAGTCTGGAAACATCTCGCTCAACCCCTGGCTTGCCGCGGCGGAAAAGAAGACCACCCAGACCCGGCGGAGAGAGAACATCAAAGCAGTTCACAAGGCGCGGGAAACGGTTTACAAAGATATCCGCGACCAGGGCTTGACCAGAGACGATTTTCTGCCCGAGCAGATAAACGAGATGATAGCCGATGTGTATCAGCAGCAGACAAACCGGCCGCTCACAGCGGATATCCTTATGGAGACCATGGATACCGGCGGCAACGGCGGGGGGGGCGTCAATGGAAATTCTCTGGATTCGATTATTGCTATGCAGAGCAGCGGCGATCTGTTCAGCCAGTATGAACAGCCCGAGCCGCCCAGCTGGGAAGAGCTCAAACGTGGACTGGAAATCCCCGGCCCATACGGTCCGCAATGGCCGCTTCTGGCAGAACCGGAGATTATGGATTTCGGCGATGACTGCCAGGTTGAGATTACCATTGAAGACGAAAACGCAAAACTGCCTGTAACGCTGGCACTTCTGGATGACCCGCAAAATGACATAGAGCCGGAAAAAGACGCCTGTTTTTATACTTTCTTCGAGTGGATGGGGGCGGCGGAGGAAGATATTCTCGATTTTCTCGATTCAACCGACGAAATTGCCCAGACCAAAACTTTTAATTTCAACCTGCGGCCGATACGTATCACAGAGAGAAAACCGGTTACCACAACAAGCTCAAGCGGCAGAAAAACCACCCGCTACAGAACAGTTACAACAAACCGCTCGTCGTACATGCACAGGATGGATTACGCCCTGCTCTTCAGAAACGGAATAAACAAGACAGCTCTAACAGAAGATATTGCCGGCTGGGGACTTAAGGGCGAAAACGCTCTCAAATACCTCGGTCTGTGGGGCTCGTACAAGGTAAATATAAACACAGCCCCCAGACACGTACTCGAAGCGGTGTTCGCTTTTGGCGGCGACGGCGATAAAATTGCCGACTTGATCATAAACAGAAGGCTGGTTGAGCCGTATAAGGAACTCGATGAGCTCAGCGAAGAGGCATACGGATACAAAGAATCGATTGATAAAGTAAAAGAAATGTTGACTACTGAGAGTATTTTATTCACAATCAGAATAAAGGCCAGTTGCGGCAGCGCTATTGTTGAGACTGTATCAACTGTAATAAAGGCCAGAACGACGGTTAAAAAAATTGTAACGGTAACATACTGA
- a CDS encoding peptidase U32 family protein, producing the protein MTLSIRSTENIFISGNTADMPHQKNKPELLAPAGGPEALKAAVEAGADAVYLGLNCLNARRGAENFSLSALRGAVEYARKNGVKVFLTLNTMVSCRETGVAARILHAASDTGVDAVLVTDPMFLPLIRLYPSISFHFSTQAAIENSAAISAAKELGLSRAVLARELSEQEIQACCDVDGIESEVFIQGALCFSVSGRCLMSSWGGGRSGNRGTCTSPCRAIWRINGQNPQRRMSMHDLEMAPHIQKLGQLGVSCLKIEGRLKKAQWVSRAVSAYRKLLDGDTLEEVSALLKPLGDYTGRDMTSGYFDGQRTDMCGESGRTPSNEETAARIPQSELNPTEEENDETVFHLKVKTGSGRIECEVISENVDSDAGNFDMPLTAVKKARRGLPASTIEKNLQETEIEGYKLGTCSFDQPALIMAKRNISAVVEKTAAILRTSAKRPTREIQGIDLPQNVRDIIERKKPDPRNKKELGERVDALRVDYEKLPLMGKLLFQFKKIIIENIPTEDSKLQKAVMSLPKQCVIALPPVFYEDRLPAYRKLTIAAAKYGIAVEVNSWGGFYLARQSGARCCAGPGMAILNHTAALAYKQIGIDSAYISIEADKKQIEQLCSCSPLPLTMYVYGFPALMYTRAAGKCFSPDAVLEDERGIKIRPSKSLGGLTVLRSAEPMCLLDTKNPRIRVNSLAVDTVGINDNENLIQTIKALIHRRIPPMQPGIRFNRFNYNRTLA; encoded by the coding sequence TTGACTTTATCTATACGCTCAACTGAGAACATCTTTATTTCGGGAAATACTGCTGATATGCCCCACCAAAAGAACAAACCAGAACTTCTCGCGCCGGCCGGCGGGCCAGAGGCCTTAAAAGCCGCCGTAGAGGCCGGTGCCGATGCGGTTTATCTCGGTCTCAACTGCCTCAACGCTCGCAGAGGCGCCGAGAACTTCAGCCTCTCGGCACTTCGCGGCGCAGTGGAGTATGCCCGCAAAAACGGGGTCAAAGTATTTCTCACGCTGAACACCATGGTTTCATGCCGCGAGACCGGAGTCGCCGCGAGAATACTCCACGCCGCATCTGATACAGGGGTTGACGCGGTTCTTGTAACTGATCCGATGTTTCTGCCGCTGATCAGGCTTTACCCATCTATCTCTTTCCATTTCAGCACACAGGCGGCAATCGAAAACTCCGCCGCGATATCAGCCGCCAAAGAGCTCGGACTCAGCCGTGCGGTACTGGCACGGGAGCTCAGCGAGCAGGAAATACAGGCCTGCTGCGATGTAGATGGAATAGAATCAGAAGTGTTTATACAGGGGGCTTTGTGTTTCAGCGTATCGGGCAGATGCCTTATGAGCAGCTGGGGCGGCGGACGCAGCGGAAACCGCGGCACATGCACAAGCCCTTGCCGCGCAATATGGCGGATAAACGGGCAGAACCCGCAGAGAAGAATGTCAATGCACGACCTGGAAATGGCGCCGCACATCCAGAAGCTCGGACAATTGGGAGTGTCATGCCTGAAAATCGAAGGCAGACTCAAAAAGGCTCAATGGGTCAGCCGGGCAGTCTCCGCCTATCGAAAACTGCTTGACGGAGACACTTTAGAAGAAGTCTCTGCCCTGCTCAAACCCCTCGGCGATTACACCGGACGGGATATGACAAGCGGCTATTTCGACGGCCAAAGGACAGATATGTGCGGCGAATCCGGCCGTACACCTTCTAACGAAGAAACAGCCGCCCGGATACCTCAATCAGAGCTCAATCCAACGGAAGAAGAAAACGATGAGACGGTTTTTCACCTGAAAGTTAAAACCGGCTCGGGACGGATTGAATGCGAAGTGATATCTGAAAACGTCGATTCTGATGCGGGGAATTTTGATATGCCGCTGACAGCCGTGAAAAAAGCCAGACGCGGCCTGCCGGCATCAACCATTGAGAAGAATCTGCAGGAGACAGAGATAGAGGGTTACAAGCTCGGAACGTGCAGTTTTGACCAGCCCGCTTTAATCATGGCAAAACGCAATATCTCGGCTGTAGTTGAAAAGACTGCCGCCATATTGCGAACATCGGCAAAACGGCCCACGAGGGAAATACAAGGTATCGACCTGCCCCAGAATGTTCGGGATATTATAGAGCGGAAAAAACCTGACCCGCGAAACAAAAAAGAGCTCGGCGAAAGAGTGGATGCGCTTCGGGTGGATTACGAAAAACTGCCGCTGATGGGAAAATTGCTGTTTCAGTTCAAAAAAATCATTATTGAGAACATTCCGACAGAAGACTCAAAGCTCCAAAAGGCGGTTATGTCACTTCCCAAACAATGCGTAATAGCCCTGCCGCCGGTATTTTACGAAGACCGGCTGCCGGCTTACAGAAAACTGACCATAGCCGCCGCCAAATACGGCATAGCCGTCGAGGTCAACAGCTGGGGCGGATTTTATCTGGCAAGACAATCTGGAGCCCGCTGCTGCGCCGGTCCGGGCATGGCAATACTAAATCACACTGCGGCACTGGCTTACAAACAGATCGGCATAGACTCCGCCTATATAAGCATAGAAGCGGACAAAAAACAGATCGAGCAGCTTTGCTCATGCTCGCCTCTGCCGCTGACGATGTATGTTTATGGTTTCCCTGCTCTTATGTACACACGCGCGGCGGGAAAGTGCTTCTCGCCCGATGCCGTGCTTGAAGATGAACGCGGGATAAAAATCCGCCCGTCCAAATCGCTCGGCGGCCTGACCGTGCTAAGGTCTGCCGAGCCGATGTGCCTTTTAGATACGAAAAATCCGCGTATCAGAGTAAACAGCCTTGCTGTTGACACTGTCGGCATCAACGACAATGAAAACCTGATCCAGACCATAAAAGCACTCATACACAGGCGTATCCCGCCTATGCAGCCCGGCATAAGATTCAACAGGTTTAACTATAACCGCACTCTGGCATGA
- a CDS encoding IS1634 family transposase: MRVKTSKNSPKRSVQIVESYRNEKNQPRQRIVRHLGTAFTDKELERLRDFAQHEIAKLETEKTPSLFKPQQLAEAAIAARSRADKDEVLQVNLKKLCEESRFVTGIHEAFGMVYDEIGFESLFGSRNQASAKNLRNITMARIANPESKRASVKDLSQDFGLNLSLDGVYRMMDRVDEKLIEKAQKLAYESAKSLLNDKISVIFYDCTTLYFESFSEDELKKNGYSKDMKFNQPQVVLGLMATSEGLTIGYEVFLGNQYEGHTLKTMIPRLKQKYNIQRVIFTADSAMLSRNNLEYLETSELEYIVAARLKNLDSYWTDKVTGSREPLRSFDYGQGRRLIVTYNDKLARKNSHDRDKAIDKLQKKLEKSSKPESLISNYGYKRFLKIAGNAEIEIDQVKYAQAARFDGLHGVITNVRDLSDNDVIEHYHGLWQIENCFRVAKHDLQIRPVYHWTPRRIRAHILICFLALTCLNQLSYRLKLRFEQMSAGRMINALNHIQVSILYHTGNNRRYVLPSKFNEDARKIYKTLGLTVDTTPYRLS; encoded by the coding sequence ATGCGAGTAAAGACATCAAAGAACAGCCCGAAGCGGTCAGTACAGATCGTCGAGAGTTACCGTAACGAGAAGAATCAGCCTCGCCAAAGGATAGTACGTCATCTTGGTACCGCATTTACTGACAAGGAGTTAGAGCGGCTCAGGGATTTCGCACAGCACGAGATCGCAAAGCTGGAGACCGAGAAAACTCCCTCTCTCTTCAAGCCCCAACAGCTTGCCGAGGCGGCAATAGCCGCCCGCAGCAGGGCCGACAAAGACGAGGTATTGCAGGTCAACCTCAAAAAGCTCTGCGAAGAAAGCCGCTTTGTCACAGGCATACACGAGGCATTTGGCATGGTTTATGATGAGATCGGCTTTGAGAGTCTCTTCGGCTCAAGAAACCAGGCCTCGGCAAAGAACCTGCGAAACATAACAATGGCACGCATAGCCAACCCGGAGAGCAAACGGGCCAGTGTCAAAGACCTATCGCAGGACTTCGGCCTGAACCTATCCCTTGACGGCGTTTACCGCATGATGGACAGGGTCGATGAGAAGCTGATCGAGAAGGCCCAGAAGCTGGCTTATGAATCAGCTAAAAGCCTGCTTAACGATAAGATAAGCGTGATATTCTATGATTGTACCACCCTGTATTTTGAATCCTTTAGCGAAGATGAGCTCAAAAAGAACGGCTACAGCAAAGACATGAAATTCAATCAGCCCCAGGTTGTTCTGGGCCTGATGGCAACATCTGAAGGCTTGACAATAGGCTATGAAGTATTCCTCGGCAATCAATATGAGGGGCATACCCTCAAAACCATGATTCCAAGACTCAAGCAAAAGTACAATATCCAGCGTGTGATATTTACCGCCGACAGTGCCATGCTCAGCAGGAACAACCTGGAATATCTGGAAACCTCAGAGCTGGAATATATCGTGGCTGCACGTCTTAAAAACCTGGATAGTTACTGGACAGATAAGGTTACCGGATCCAGAGAGCCTCTGCGTAGTTTTGATTACGGTCAGGGCCGCAGGCTTATCGTTACCTATAATGATAAACTTGCCCGCAAGAACAGCCATGACAGGGACAAGGCGATTGATAAACTGCAAAAGAAGCTCGAAAAGAGCAGTAAACCTGAAAGTTTAATCAGCAACTACGGCTATAAGCGTTTCCTGAAAATCGCCGGCAATGCTGAAATTGAGATTGATCAAGTGAAGTATGCCCAGGCGGCAAGGTTTGACGGCCTTCACGGCGTAATCACTAACGTCAGGGATTTGAGTGACAATGATGTCATCGAGCATTACCATGGTCTCTGGCAGATAGAAAACTGCTTCCGCGTTGCAAAACATGATTTGCAGATACGGCCGGTGTACCACTGGACACCGCGGCGGATCAGGGCGCATATCCTGATATGCTTTTTGGCTTTAACCTGTTTAAATCAGCTGTCTTACAGGCTCAAGCTGCGTTTTGAGCAGATGAGTGCCGGGCGTATGATAAACGCCCTCAACCATATACAGGTCAGCATCCTTTATCACACCGGCAATAACCGACGGTATGTTCTGCCCTCAAAGTTCAATGAGGATGCCCGTAAAATATACAAGACTCTGGGACTGACTGTCGATACCACTCCGTACCGGCTGAGCTGA